One window of Treponema denticola genomic DNA carries:
- a CDS encoding gamma-glutamyl-gamma-aminobutyrate hydrolase family protein, producing the protein MKKPLIGITGSCLYETSQSLFAGYERMYTNADYVNSVLAAGGVPLMLPIIDDEDAIQRQLENLSGIIIMGGYDVEPHFFNEEPLSCLGEILPKRDVYELRLIKAAKALKKPILGICRGMQILNVAFGGSLYQDLSLIKRDIQIQHVQKARPQERTHSIKTEAASIMQKVFGKEDMVNSYHHMAVKDLAKDFKITAYAPDGVVEAIEYTGEGFMMGVQFHPEMTAAVHKASLDLFKEFINRC; encoded by the coding sequence ATGAAAAAACCGCTTATAGGAATTACAGGCAGCTGCCTCTATGAAACCTCGCAAAGTCTTTTTGCAGGTTATGAAAGAATGTACACCAATGCCGACTATGTGAATTCGGTGCTGGCTGCAGGAGGAGTTCCCCTTATGCTCCCTATAATTGATGATGAAGATGCTATTCAAAGACAGCTTGAAAATCTTTCAGGGATTATCATTATGGGCGGGTATGATGTAGAGCCTCATTTTTTTAATGAAGAGCCGCTTTCCTGTCTTGGAGAAATTCTGCCTAAGAGGGATGTTTATGAACTGAGACTTATCAAAGCAGCTAAGGCTTTAAAAAAGCCGATTTTGGGAATATGCAGAGGAATGCAGATTTTAAATGTTGCTTTCGGCGGCTCACTTTATCAAGATCTTTCACTCATAAAAAGAGATATTCAAATACAGCATGTACAAAAAGCCCGCCCGCAGGAACGCACTCATTCTATCAAGACCGAAGCTGCTTCAATTATGCAAAAAGTTTTCGGCAAGGAAGATATGGTTAATTCTTATCATCACATGGCTGTAAAAGACCTCGCAAAAGATTTTAAAATTACGGCTTATGCTCCTGACGGCGTGGTTGAAGCCATCGAATACACAGGAGAAGGGTTTATGATGGGAGTTCAGTTTCATCCTGAAATGACGGCGGCTGTACATAAAGCTTCATTAGATCTATTTAAAGAATTTATAAATCGTTGTTAA